In Rattus norvegicus strain BN/NHsdMcwi chromosome 1, GRCr8, whole genome shotgun sequence, a genomic segment contains:
- the Pold1 gene encoding DNA polymerase delta catalytic subunit isoform X1, producing the protein MDGKRRQAPSSGVPPKRACKGLWDEDEPSQFEENLALLEEIEAENRLQEAEEELQLPPEGIVGGQFSTADIDPRWLRPTPLALDPSTEPLIFQQLEIDHYVGTSPPLPEGPPASRNSVPILRAFGVTDEGFSVCCHIHGFAPYFYTPAPPGFGAEHLSELQRELNAAISRDQRGGKELSGPAVLAIELCSRESMFGYHGHGPSPFLRITLALPRLMAPARRLLEQGIRVPGLGTPSFAPYEANVDFEIRFMVDADIVGCNWLELPAGKYVRRAEKKATLCQLEVDVLWSDVISHPPEGQWQRIAPLRVLSFDIECAGRKGIFPEPERDPVIQICSLGLRWGEPEPFLRLALTLRPCAPILGAKVQSYEREEDLLQAWATFILAMDPDVITGYNIQNFDLPYLISRAQTLKVDRFPFLGRVTGLRSNIRDSSFQSRQVGRRDSKVVSMVGRVQMDMLQVLLREYKLRSYTLNAVSFHFLGEQKEDVQHSIITDLQNGNEQTRRRLAVYCLKDAFLPLRLLERLMVLVNNVEMARVTGVPLGYLLSRGQQVKVVSQLLRQAMRQGLLMPVVKTEGGEDYTGATVIEPLKGYYDVPIATLDFSSLYPSIMMAHNLCYTTLLRPGAAQKLGLKPDEFIKTPTGDEFVKASVRKGLLPQILENLLSARKRAKAELAQETDPLRRQVLDGRQLALKVSANSVYGFTGAQVGKLPCLEISQSVTGFGRQMIEKTKQLVETKYTLENGYDANAKVVYGDTDSVMCRFGVSSVAEAMSLGREAANWVSSHFPSPIRLEFEKVYFPYLLISKKRYAGLLFSSRSDAHDRMDCKGLEAVRRDNCPLVANLVTSSLRRILVDRDPDGAVAHAKDVISDLLCNRIDISQLVITKELTRAAADYAGKQAHVELAERMRKRDPGSAPNLGDRVPYVIIGAAKGVAAYMKSEDPLFVLEHSLPIDTQYYLEQQLAKPLLRIFEPILGEGRAESVLLRGDHTRCKTVLTSKVGGLLAFTKRRNSCIGCRSVIDHQGAVCKFCQPRESELYQKEVSHLNALEERFSRLWTQCQRCQGSLHEDVICTSRDCPIFYMRKKVRKDLEDQERLLQRFGPPGPEAW; encoded by the exons ATGGATGGTAAACGGCGGCAAGCGCCCAGCTCTGGGGTGCCCCCAAAGCGGGCTTGCAAGGGCCTCTGGGATGAAGATGAGCCGTCACAGTTTGAGGAGAACCTGGCGCTGCTGGAGGAGATAGAGGCCGAGAATCGGCTGCAGGAGGCCGAGGAGGAGCTGCAGCTGCCCCCTGAGGGCATTGTGGGTG GGCAGTTTTCCACTGCAGACATTGACCCACGGTGGCTGCGGCCCACCCCACTTGCCCTGGACCCCAGCACGGAGCCCCTCATCTTCCAGCAGCTGGAGATTGACCACTATGTGG GCACATCACCTCCCCTGCCAGAAGGACCCCCCGCATCTCGTAACTCAGTGCCCATACTGAGGGCCTTTGGGGTCACCGATGAGGGCTTCTCCGTCTGCTGCCACATCCACGGCTTTGCCCCCTACTTCTACACCCCTGCACCTCCGG GTTTTGGGGCTGAGCACCTGAGTGAACTACAGCGGGAGCTGAATGCAGCCATCAGCCGGGACCAGCGTGGTGGAAAGGAGCTCTCGGGGCCGGCAGTGCTAGCTATAGAGCTGTGCTCCCGTGAGA GCATGTTTGGGTACCATGGCCACggcccttctccctttctccgcATCACCCTGGCACTACCCCGCCTGATGGCGCCAGCCCGCCGCCTCCTGGAACAGGGTATCCGAGTGCCAGGCCTGGGCACCCCGAGCTTTGCACCCTATGAAGCCAATGTGGACTTTGAGATCCG GTTCATGGTGGATGCTGACATTGTGGGATGCAACTGGTTGGAGCTCCCAGCTGGAAAGTACGTTCGGAGGGCAGAGAAGAAG GCTACACTGTGTCAGCTGGAGGTGGATGTGCTGTGGTCAGACGTGATCAGTCACCCACCAGAAGGGCAGTGGCAGCGCATCGCACCCCTGCGTGTGCTTAGCTTCGACATCGAGTGCGCTGGCCGAAAAG GCATCTTCCCTGAGCCTGAGCGTGACCCCGTGATCCAGATCTGTTCTCTGGGGCTGCGCTGGGGTGAGCCAGAGCCCTTCTTGCGCCTAGCACTCACGCTGCGGCCTTGCGCCCCCATCCTGGGTGCCAAAGTACAGAGCTATGAACGGGAAGAAGACCTGCTCCAG GCCTGGGCCACTTTCATCCTCGCCATGGACCCTGACGTGATCACCGGCTACAACATTCAGAACTTTGACCTCCCCTACCTCATCTCTCGGGCACAAACCTTAAAG GTGGACCGATTCCCTTTCCTGGGCCGTGTGACTGGTCTCCGCTCCAACATCCGTGACTCCTCCTTCCAATCAAGGCAGGTGGGCCGGCGGGACAGTAAGGTGGTCAGCATGGTGGGTCGCGTTCAGATGGATATGCTGCAG GTGCTGCTTCGGGAGTACAAGCTCCGCTCCTACACGCTCAACGCTGTGAGCTTCCACTTCCTGGGTGAGCAGAAGGAGGACGTACAGCACAGCATCATCACTGACCTACAG AATGGGAATGAACAGACGCGTCGCCGCCTGGCCGTGTACTGCCTGAAGGATGCCTTTCTGCCTCTTCGCCTACTCGAGCGCCTTATGGTGCTGGTGAACAATGTGGAGATGGCGCGTGTCACTGGTGTACCCCTTGGGTACCTGCTCAGCCGAGGCCAGCAGGTCAAGGTCGTGTCTCAGCTGCTGCGCCAG GCCATGCGCCAGGGGCTGCTGATGCCTGTGGTGAAGACGGAGGGAGGTGAGGACTACACGGGAGCCACTGTCATTGAGCCCCTCAAAGG GTACTATGATGTCCCCATTGCCACCCTGGACTTCTCCTCTCTGTACCCATCCATCATGATGGCCCACAATCTGTGCTACACCACATTGCTACGGCCTGGGGCTGCCCAGAAGTTGGG CCTTAAACCAGATGAGTTCATCAAGACACCCACTGGGGATGAGTTTGTGAAGGCATCTGTGCGGAAGGGCCTCCTGCCCCAAATCCTGGAGAATCTGCTGAGTGCCCGGAAGAG GGCCAAGGCTGAGCTGGCTCAGGAGACGGACCCCCTGCGGCGACAGGTCTTGGATGGACGGCAGCTGGCACTAAAAGTGAGTGCCAACTCTGTGTATGGCTTCACTGGTGCCCAGGTGGGCAAGCTGCCGTGTTTGGAGATCTCCCAG AGTGTCACTGGGTTCGGGCGGCAGATGATTGAGAAAACCAAGCAGCTAGTGGAGACCAAGTACACTCTGGAAAATGGCTACGATGCtaatgccaag GTGGTCTACGGTGACACTGACTCTGTGATGTGCCGATTTGGTGTCTCCTCTGTGGCTGAGGCAATGTCTCTGGGGCGGGAGGCTGCAAACTGGGTATCCAGTCACTTCCCATCACCCATCCGGCTGGAGTTCGAGAAG GTTTACTTTCCCTACCTGCTCATCAGCAAGAAGCGCTATGCCGGCCTACTCTTCTCCTCCCGCTCTGATGCCCATGACAGAATGGACTGCAAGGGCCTGGAGGCTGTGCGTAGGGACAACTGTCCCCTGGTGGCcaaccttgtcacatcctctctGCGCAGAATCCTCGTggatcg GGACCCTGATGGTGCAGTAGCCCATGCAAAGGATGTCATCTCGGACCTGCTGTGCAACCGCATAGACATCTCCCAACTGGTCATCACCAAAGAGTTGACCCGCGCAGCAGCAGACTACGCGGGCAAGCAGGCTCATGTGGAGCTGGCTGAGAG GATGAGGAAGCGTGACCCCGGCAGTGCGCCCAACTTGGGCGACCGAGTACCCTACGTGATCATTGGTGCTGCCAAGGGTGTGGCCGCCTACATGAAGTCGGAG GACCCCCTGTTTGTGCTGGAGCACAGCCTGCCCATTGATACTCAGTACTACCTGGAGCAGCAGCTGGCCAAGCCGCTATTGCGCATCTTTGAGCCCATTCTGGGTGAGGGCCGCGCGGAGTCAGTGCTGCTGC GCGGTGACCACACACGCTGCAAAACCGTGCTCACCAGCAAGGTGGGCGGCCTTCTGGCCTTCACCAAGCGCCGAAACTCTTGTATTGGCTGCCGCTCCGTAATCGACCATCAAG GAGCCGTGTGTAAGTTCTGTCAGCCACGGGAGTCTGAGCTCTATCAGAAGGAG GTGTCACACCTGAATGCCCTGGAGGAACGTTTCTCGCGCCTCTGGACACAGTGCCAGCGCTGCCAGGGCAGCTTGCACGAGGATGTCATCTGTACCAG CCGCGACTGTCCCATCTTCTACATGCGCAAGAAGGTGCGCAAGGACCTGGAGGACCAGGAACGGCTGCTGCAGCGCTTTGGACCTCCTGGCCCTGAGGCCTGGTGA
- the Pold1 gene encoding DNA polymerase delta catalytic subunit (The RefSeq protein has 2 substitutions compared to this genomic sequence): protein MDGKRRQAPSSGVPPKRACKGLWDEDEPSQFEENLALLEEIEAENRLQEAEEELQLPPEGIVGGQFSTADIDPRWLRPTPLALDPSTEPLIFQQLEIDHYVGTSPPLPEGPPASRNSVPILRAFGVTDEGFSVCCHIHGFAPYFYTPAPPGFGAEHLSELQRELNAAISRDQRGGKELSGPAVLAIELCSRESMFGYHGHGPSPFLRITLALPRLMAPARRLLEQGIRVPGLGTPSFAPYEANVDFEIRFMVDADIVGCNWLELPAGKYVRRAEKKATLCQLEVDVLWSDVISHPPEGQWQRIAPLRVLSFDIECAGRKGIFPEPERDPVIQICSLGLRWGEPEPFLRLALTLRPCAPILGAKVQSYEREEDLLQAWATFILAMDPDVITGYNIQNFDLPYLISRAQTLKVDRFPFLGRVTGLRSNIRDSSFQSRQVGRRDSKVVSMVGRVQMDMLQVLLREYKLRSYTLNAVSFHFLGEQKEDVQHSIITDLQNGNEQTRRRLAVYCLKDAFLPLRLLERLMVLVNNVEMARVTGVPLGYLLSRGQQVKVVSQLLRQAMREGLLMPVVKTEGGEDYTGATVIEPLKGYYDVPIATLDFSSLYPSIMMAHNLCYTTLLRPGAAQKLGLKPDEFIKTPTGDEFVKASVRKGLLPQILENLLSARKRAKAELAQETDPLRRQVLDGRQLALKVSPNSVYGFTGAQVGKLPCLEISQSVTGFGRQMIEKTKQLVETKYTLENGYDANAKVVYGDTDSVMCRFGVSSVAEAMSLGREAANWVSSHFPSPIRLEFEKVYFPYLLISKKRYAGLLFSSRSDAHDRMDCKGLEAVRRDNCPLVANLVTSSLRRILVDRDPDGAVAHAKDVISDLLCNRIDISQLVITKELTRAAADYAGKQAHVELAERMRKRDPGSAPNLGDRVPYVIIGAAKGVAAYMKSEDPLFVLEHSLPIDTQYYLEQQLAKPLLRIFEPILGEGRAESVLLRGDHTRCKTVLTSKVGGLLAFTKRRNSCIGCRSVIDHQGAVCKFCQPRESELYQKEVSHLNALEERFSRLWTQCQRCQGSLHEDVICTSRDCPIFYMRKKVRKDLEDQERLLQRFGPPGPEAW, encoded by the exons ATGGATGGTAAACGGCGGCAAGCGCCCAGCTCTGGGGTGCCCCCAAAGCGGGCTTGCAAGGGCCTCTGGGATGAAGATGAGCCGTCACAGTTTGAGGAGAACCTGGCGCTGCTGGAGGAGATAGAGGCCGAGAATCGGCTGCAGGAGGCCGAGGAGGAGCTGCAGCTGCCCCCTGAGGGCATTGTGGGTG GGCAGTTTTCCACTGCAGACATTGACCCACGGTGGCTGCGGCCCACCCCACTTGCCCTGGACCCCAGCACGGAGCCCCTCATCTTCCAGCAGCTGGAGATTGACCACTATGTGG GCACATCACCTCCCCTGCCAGAAGGACCCCCCGCATCTCGTAACTCAGTGCCCATACTGAGGGCCTTTGGGGTCACCGATGAGGGCTTCTCCGTCTGCTGCCACATCCACGGCTTTGCCCCCTACTTCTACACCCCTGCACCTCCGG GTTTTGGGGCTGAGCACCTGAGTGAACTACAGCGGGAGCTGAATGCAGCCATCAGCCGGGACCAGCGTGGTGGAAAGGAGCTCTCGGGGCCGGCAGTGCTAGCTATAGAGCTGTGCTCCCGTGAGA GCATGTTTGGGTACCATGGCCACggcccttctccctttctccgcATCACCCTGGCACTACCCCGCCTGATGGCGCCAGCCCGCCGCCTCCTGGAACAGGGTATCCGAGTGCCAGGCCTGGGCACCCCGAGCTTTGCACCCTATGAAGCCAATGTGGACTTTGAGATCCG GTTCATGGTGGATGCTGACATTGTGGGATGCAACTGGTTGGAGCTCCCAGCTGGAAAGTACGTTCGGAGGGCAGAGAAGAAG GCTACACTGTGTCAGCTGGAGGTGGATGTGCTGTGGTCAGACGTGATCAGTCACCCACCAGAAGGGCAGTGGCAGCGCATCGCACCCCTGCGTGTGCTTAGCTTCGACATCGAGTGCGCTGGCCGAAAAG GCATCTTCCCTGAGCCTGAGCGTGACCCCGTGATCCAGATCTGTTCTCTGGGGCTGCGCTGGGGTGAGCCAGAGCCCTTCTTGCGCCTAGCACTCACGCTGCGGCCTTGCGCCCCCATCCTGGGTGCCAAAGTACAGAGCTATGAACGGGAAGAAGACCTGCTCCAG GCCTGGGCCACTTTCATCCTCGCCATGGACCCTGACGTGATCACCGGCTACAACATTCAGAACTTTGACCTCCCCTACCTCATCTCTCGGGCACAAACCTTAAAG GTGGACCGATTCCCTTTCCTGGGCCGTGTGACTGGTCTCCGCTCCAACATCCGTGACTCCTCCTTCCAATCAAGGCAGGTGGGCCGGCGGGACAGTAAGGTGGTCAGCATGGTGGGTCGCGTTCAGATGGATATGCTGCAG GTGCTGCTTCGGGAGTACAAGCTCCGCTCCTACACGCTCAACGCTGTGAGCTTCCACTTCCTGGGTGAGCAGAAGGAGGACGTACAGCACAGCATCATCACTGACCTACAG AATGGGAATGAACAGACGCGTCGCCGCCTGGCCGTGTACTGCCTGAAGGATGCCTTTCTGCCTCTTCGCCTACTCGAGCGCCTTATGGTGCTGGTGAACAATGTGGAGATGGCGCGTGTCACTGGTGTACCCCTTGGGTACCTGCTCAGCCGAGGCCAGCAGGTCAAGGTCGTGTCTCAGCTGCTGCGCCAG GCCATGCGCCAGGGGCTGCTGATGCCTGTGGTGAAGACGGAGGGAGGTGAGGACTACACGGGAGCCACTGTCATTGAGCCCCTCAAAGG GTACTATGATGTCCCCATTGCCACCCTGGACTTCTCCTCTCTGTACCCATCCATCATGATGGCCCACAATCTGTGCTACACCACATTGCTACGGCCTGGGGCTGCCCAGAAGTTGGG CCTTAAACCAGATGAGTTCATCAAGACACCCACTGGGGATGAGTTTGTGAAGGCATCTGTGCGGAAGGGCCTCCTGCCCCAAATCCTGGAGAATCTGCTGAGTGCCCGGAAGAG GGCCAAGGCTGAGCTGGCTCAGGAGACGGACCCCCTGCGGCGACAGGTCTTGGATGGACGGCAGCTGGCACTAAAAGTGAGTGCCAACTCTGTGTATGGCTTCACTGGTGCCCAGGTGGGCAAGCTGCCGTGTTTGGAGATCTCCCAG AGTGTCACTGGGTTCGGGCGGCAGATGATTGAGAAAACCAAGCAGCTAGTGGAGACCAAGTACACTCTGGAAAATGGCTACGATGCtaatgccaag GTGGTCTACGGTGACACTGACTCTGTGATGTGCCGATTTGGTGTCTCCTCTGTGGCTGAGGCAATGTCTCTGGGGCGGGAGGCTGCAAACTGGGTATCCAGTCACTTCCCATCACCCATCCGGCTGGAGTTCGAGAAG GTTTACTTTCCCTACCTGCTCATCAGCAAGAAGCGCTATGCCGGCCTACTCTTCTCCTCCCGCTCTGATGCCCATGACAGAATGGACTGCAAGGGCCTGGAGGCTGTGCGTAGGGACAACTGTCCCCTGGTGGCcaaccttgtcacatcctctctGCGCAGAATCCTCGTggatcg GGACCCTGATGGTGCAGTAGCCCATGCAAAGGATGTCATCTCGGACCTGCTGTGCAACCGCATAGACATCTCCCAACTGGTCATCACCAAAGAGTTGACCCGCGCAGCAGCAGACTACGCGGGCAAGCAGGCTCATGTGGAGCTGGCTGAGAG GATGAGGAAGCGTGACCCCGGCAGTGCGCCCAACTTGGGCGACCGAGTACCCTACGTGATCATTGGTGCTGCCAAGGGTGTGGCCGCCTACATGAAGTCGGAG GACCCCCTGTTTGTGCTGGAGCACAGCCTGCCCATTGATACTCAGTACTACCTGGAGCAGCAGCTGGCCAAGCCGCTATTGCGCATCTTTGAGCCCATTCTGGGTGAGGGCCGCGCGGAGTCAGTGCTGCTGC GCGGTGACCACACACGCTGCAAAACCGTGCTCACCAGCAAGGTGGGCGGCCTTCTGGCCTTCACCAAGCGCCGAAACTCTTGTATTGGCTGCCGCTCCGTAATCGACCATCAAG GAGCCGTGTGTAAGTTCTGTCAGCCACGGGAGTCTGAGCTCTATCAGAAGGAG GTGTCACACCTGAATGCCCTGGAGGAACGTTTCTCGCGCCTCTGGACACAGTGCCAGCGCTGCCAGGGCAGCTTGCACGAGGATGTCATCTGTACCAG CCGCGACTGTCCCATCTTCTACATGCGCAAGAAGGTGCGCAAGGACCTGGAGGACCAGGAACGGCTGCTGCAGCGCTTTGGACCTCCTGGCCCTGAGGCCTGGTGA
- the Nr1h2 gene encoding oxysterols receptor LXR-beta isoform b (isoform b is encoded by transcript variant 4) — MSSPTSSLDTPLPGNGSPQPSTSSTSPTIKEEGQETDPPPGSEGSSSAYIVEPEDEPERKRKKGPAPKMLGHELCRVCGDKASGFHYNVLSCEGCKGFFRRSVVHGGAGRYACRGSGTCQMDAFMRRKCQLCRLRKCKEAGMREQCVLSEEQIRKKKIQKQQQQQPPPPTEPASGSSARPAASPGTSEASSQGSGEGEGIQLTAAQELMIQQLVAAQLQCNKRSFSDQPKVTPWPLGADPQSRDARQQRFAHFTELAIISVQEIVDFAKQVPGFLQLGREDQIALLKASTIEIMLLETARRYNHETECITFLKDFTYSKDDFHRAGLQVEFINPIFEFSRAMRRLGLDDAEYALLIAINIFSADRPNVQEPSRVEALQQPYVEALLSYTRIKRPQDQLRFPRMLMKLVSLRTLSSVHSEQVFALRLQDKKLPPLLSEIWDVHE; from the exons ATGTCTTCCCCCACAAGTTCTCTGGACACTCCCTTGCCTG gGAATGGTTCTCCCCAGCCCAGTACCTCCTCCACTTCACCCACTAttaaggaggagggacaggagacTGATCCACCTCCAGGCTCTGAAGGGTCCAGCTCTGCCTACATCGTgg AGCCAGAGGATGAACCTGAGCGCAAGCGGAAGAAGGGTCCGGCCCCGAAGATGCTGGGCCATGAGCTGTGCCGCGTGTGCGGGGACAAGGCCTCGGGCTTCCACTACAATGTGCTCAGTTGTGAAGGCTGCAAAGGCTTCTTCCGGCGTAGCGTGGTCCATGGTGGGGCCGGGCGCTATGCCTGTCGGGGCAGCGGAACCTGCCAGATGGATGCCTTCATGCGGCGCAAGTGCCAGCTCTGCAGACTGCGCAAGTGCAAGGAGGCTGGCATGCGGGAGCAGT GCGTGCTTTCTGAGGAGCAGATTCGGAAGAAAAAGATTcagaagcagcaacagcagcagccacCGCCCCCGACTGAGCCAGCATCCGGTAGCTCAGCCCGGCCTGCAGCCTCCCCTGGCACTTCGGAAGCAAGTAGCCAGGGCTCCGGGGAAGGAGAGGGCATCCAGCTGACAGCGGCTCAGGAGCTGATGATCCAACAGTTAGTTGCCGCGCAGCTGCAGTGCAACAAGCGATCTTTCTCCGACCAGCCTAAAGTCACG CCCTGGCCCTTGGGTGCAGACCCTCAGTCCCGAGACGCTCGTCAGCAACGCTTTGCCCACTTCACTGAGCTAGCCATCATCTCAGTCCAGGAGATCGTGGACTTCGCCAAGCAGGTGCCAGGGTTCCTGCAGCTGGGCCGGGAGGACCAGATCGCCCTCCTGAAGGCATCCACCATCGAG ATCATGTTGCTAGAGACAGCCAGACGCTACAACCACGAGACAGAGTGCATCACGTTCCTGAAGGACTTCACCTACAGCAAGGACGACTTCCACCGTGCAG GCTTGCAGGTGGAGTTCATCAATCCCATCTTTGAGTTCTCTCGGGCTATGCGTCGGCTGGGCCTAGACGATGCAGAGTATGCCTTGCTCATTGCCATCAACATCTTCTCAGCGGACCGGCCTAATGTGCAGGAGCCCAGCCGTGTGGAGGCTCTGCAGCAGCCCTATGTGGAGGCCCTCCTCTCCTACACGAGGATCAAGCGGCCGCAG GACCAGCTGCGCTTCCCACGAATGCTCATGAAGCTGGTGAGCCTGCGCACCCTCAGCTCCGTGCACTCGGAGCAGGTTTTCGCATTGCGTCTCCAGGACAAGAAGCTGCCGCCTTTGCTGTCCGAGATCTGGGATGTGCATGAGTAG
- the Nr1h2 gene encoding oxysterols receptor LXR-beta isoform a (isoform a is encoded by transcript variant 1), which yields MSSPTSSLDTPLPGNGSPQPSTSSTSPTIKEEGQETDPPPGSEGSSSAYIVVILEPEDEPERKRKKGPAPKMLGHELCRVCGDKASGFHYNVLSCEGCKGFFRRSVVHGGAGRYACRGSGTCQMDAFMRRKCQLCRLRKCKEAGMREQCVLSEEQIRKKKIQKQQQQQPPPPTEPASGSSARPAASPGTSEASSQGSGEGEGIQLTAAQELMIQQLVAAQLQCNKRSFSDQPKVTPWPLGADPQSRDARQQRFAHFTELAIISVQEIVDFAKQVPGFLQLGREDQIALLKASTIEIMLLETARRYNHETECITFLKDFTYSKDDFHRAGLQVEFINPIFEFSRAMRRLGLDDAEYALLIAINIFSADRPNVQEPSRVEALQQPYVEALLSYTRIKRPQDQLRFPRMLMKLVSLRTLSSVHSEQVFALRLQDKKLPPLLSEIWDVHE from the exons ATGTCTTCCCCCACAAGTTCTCTGGACACTCCCTTGCCTG gGAATGGTTCTCCCCAGCCCAGTACCTCCTCCACTTCACCCACTAttaaggaggagggacaggagacTGATCCACCTCCAGGCTCTGAAGGGTCCAGCTCTGCCTACATCGTgg TCATCTTAGAGCCAGAGGATGAACCTGAGCGCAAGCGGAAGAAGGGTCCGGCCCCGAAGATGCTGGGCCATGAGCTGTGCCGCGTGTGCGGGGACAAGGCCTCGGGCTTCCACTACAATGTGCTCAGTTGTGAAGGCTGCAAAGGCTTCTTCCGGCGTAGCGTGGTCCATGGTGGGGCCGGGCGCTATGCCTGTCGGGGCAGCGGAACCTGCCAGATGGATGCCTTCATGCGGCGCAAGTGCCAGCTCTGCAGACTGCGCAAGTGCAAGGAGGCTGGCATGCGGGAGCAGT GCGTGCTTTCTGAGGAGCAGATTCGGAAGAAAAAGATTcagaagcagcaacagcagcagccacCGCCCCCGACTGAGCCAGCATCCGGTAGCTCAGCCCGGCCTGCAGCCTCCCCTGGCACTTCGGAAGCAAGTAGCCAGGGCTCCGGGGAAGGAGAGGGCATCCAGCTGACAGCGGCTCAGGAGCTGATGATCCAACAGTTAGTTGCCGCGCAGCTGCAGTGCAACAAGCGATCTTTCTCCGACCAGCCTAAAGTCACG CCCTGGCCCTTGGGTGCAGACCCTCAGTCCCGAGACGCTCGTCAGCAACGCTTTGCCCACTTCACTGAGCTAGCCATCATCTCAGTCCAGGAGATCGTGGACTTCGCCAAGCAGGTGCCAGGGTTCCTGCAGCTGGGCCGGGAGGACCAGATCGCCCTCCTGAAGGCATCCACCATCGAG ATCATGTTGCTAGAGACAGCCAGACGCTACAACCACGAGACAGAGTGCATCACGTTCCTGAAGGACTTCACCTACAGCAAGGACGACTTCCACCGTGCAG GCTTGCAGGTGGAGTTCATCAATCCCATCTTTGAGTTCTCTCGGGCTATGCGTCGGCTGGGCCTAGACGATGCAGAGTATGCCTTGCTCATTGCCATCAACATCTTCTCAGCGGACCGGCCTAATGTGCAGGAGCCCAGCCGTGTGGAGGCTCTGCAGCAGCCCTATGTGGAGGCCCTCCTCTCCTACACGAGGATCAAGCGGCCGCAG GACCAGCTGCGCTTCCCACGAATGCTCATGAAGCTGGTGAGCCTGCGCACCCTCAGCTCCGTGCACTCGGAGCAGGTTTTCGCATTGCGTCTCCAGGACAAGAAGCTGCCGCCTTTGCTGTCCGAGATCTGGGATGTGCATGAGTAG
- the Nr1h2 gene encoding oxysterols receptor LXR-beta isoform X1, whose translation MLGHELCRVCGDKASGFHYNVLSCEGCKGFFRRSVVHGGAGRYACRGSGTCQMDAFMRRKCQLCRLRKCKEAGMREQCVLSEEQIRKKKIQKQQQQQPPPPTEPASGSSARPAASPGTSEASSQGSGEGEGIQLTAAQELMIQQLVAAQLQCNKRSFSDQPKVTPWPLGADPQSRDARQQRFAHFTELAIISVQEIVDFAKQVPGFLQLGREDQIALLKASTIEIMLLETARRYNHETECITFLKDFTYSKDDFHRAGLQVEFINPIFEFSRAMRRLGLDDAEYALLIAINIFSADRPNVQEPSRVEALQQPYVEALLSYTRIKRPQDQLRFPRMLMKLVSLRTLSSVHSEQVFALRLQDKKLPPLLSEIWDVHE comes from the exons ATGCTGGGCCATGAGCTGTGCCGCGTGTGCGGGGACAAGGCCTCGGGCTTCCACTACAATGTGCTCAGTTGTGAAGGCTGCAAAGGCTTCTTCCGGCGTAGCGTGGTCCATGGTGGGGCCGGGCGCTATGCCTGTCGGGGCAGCGGAACCTGCCAGATGGATGCCTTCATGCGGCGCAAGTGCCAGCTCTGCAGACTGCGCAAGTGCAAGGAGGCTGGCATGCGGGAGCAGT GCGTGCTTTCTGAGGAGCAGATTCGGAAGAAAAAGATTcagaagcagcaacagcagcagccacCGCCCCCGACTGAGCCAGCATCCGGTAGCTCAGCCCGGCCTGCAGCCTCCCCTGGCACTTCGGAAGCAAGTAGCCAGGGCTCCGGGGAAGGAGAGGGCATCCAGCTGACAGCGGCTCAGGAGCTGATGATCCAACAGTTAGTTGCCGCGCAGCTGCAGTGCAACAAGCGATCTTTCTCCGACCAGCCTAAAGTCACG CCCTGGCCCTTGGGTGCAGACCCTCAGTCCCGAGACGCTCGTCAGCAACGCTTTGCCCACTTCACTGAGCTAGCCATCATCTCAGTCCAGGAGATCGTGGACTTCGCCAAGCAGGTGCCAGGGTTCCTGCAGCTGGGCCGGGAGGACCAGATCGCCCTCCTGAAGGCATCCACCATCGAG ATCATGTTGCTAGAGACAGCCAGACGCTACAACCACGAGACAGAGTGCATCACGTTCCTGAAGGACTTCACCTACAGCAAGGACGACTTCCACCGTGCAG GCTTGCAGGTGGAGTTCATCAATCCCATCTTTGAGTTCTCTCGGGCTATGCGTCGGCTGGGCCTAGACGATGCAGAGTATGCCTTGCTCATTGCCATCAACATCTTCTCAGCGGACCGGCCTAATGTGCAGGAGCCCAGCCGTGTGGAGGCTCTGCAGCAGCCCTATGTGGAGGCCCTCCTCTCCTACACGAGGATCAAGCGGCCGCAG GACCAGCTGCGCTTCCCACGAATGCTCATGAAGCTGGTGAGCCTGCGCACCCTCAGCTCCGTGCACTCGGAGCAGGTTTTCGCATTGCGTCTCCAGGACAAGAAGCTGCCGCCTTTGCTGTCCGAGATCTGGGATGTGCATGAGTAG